In a genomic window of Sulfurisphaera tokodaii str. 7:
- a CDS encoding DNA polymerase IV, protein MIILFVDFDYFFAQVEEVLNPQYKGKPLIVCVYSGRNEKSGAVATANYEARKLGVKAGMPISRAMELAPNAIFVPMHKEVYTEVSNRIMSIISSYSDKIEIASIDEAYIDITSKVKNFEEAIELGKKLKREIMEKEKITVTVGIAPNKVFAKIIADRVKPNGLGVVKPEEIEEFIKSIDIDEVPGVGNVISERLHSLGVNKLIDILSVSFDKLKEEIGEAKAFYLYRLATNSYFEPVLNKERVPHGRYLTLPKNTRDIKVIELYLKKAIDEAYNKIEGIPKRMTVVTIMQDLDIVSKSKTFKTGISKERAYTESIELLKQILQKDSRLVRRVGVRFDNIYKSKGLDVFFNS, encoded by the coding sequence ATGATAATATTGTTTGTGGATTTTGATTATTTCTTTGCTCAAGTAGAGGAAGTTTTAAATCCTCAATATAAAGGAAAACCTCTTATAGTCTGTGTTTATTCTGGTAGAAATGAGAAAAGTGGAGCTGTAGCGACAGCTAATTATGAAGCTAGGAAGTTAGGAGTAAAAGCTGGAATGCCTATATCAAGAGCAATGGAATTAGCACCAAATGCAATATTCGTTCCAATGCACAAAGAAGTATATACTGAGGTTTCTAATAGAATAATGAGCATAATCAGTAGCTATTCGGATAAAATTGAAATAGCTAGCATAGACGAGGCCTACATCGATATAACTAGCAAGGTGAAAAATTTTGAAGAGGCGATAGAATTAGGAAAAAAATTAAAACGAGAAATAATGGAGAAGGAAAAGATTACAGTAACAGTTGGAATCGCACCAAATAAGGTTTTTGCAAAAATCATTGCAGATAGAGTAAAACCAAATGGATTAGGAGTAGTAAAACCAGAAGAAATAGAGGAGTTCATCAAAAGTATTGATATAGATGAGGTTCCTGGTGTAGGTAATGTTATTTCTGAAAGACTTCATTCATTAGGTGTAAATAAGTTGATAGATATTTTATCTGTTTCATTTGATAAATTAAAAGAAGAGATAGGGGAAGCTAAGGCATTTTATCTTTATAGATTAGCCACAAACTCTTATTTTGAGCCGGTATTAAATAAAGAAAGGGTACCGCATGGAAGATATTTGACATTACCTAAAAATACTAGAGATATAAAAGTGATAGAACTTTATCTGAAAAAAGCTATAGATGAAGCATACAACAAAATAGAAGGTATACCTAAGAGAATGACTGTGGTAACTATCATGCAGGACTTAGACATCGTAAGTAAAAGTAAAACTTTTAAAACTGGTATAAGTAAAGAGAGAGCTTATACAGAATCAATTGAATTATTAAAACAAATTTTACAAAAAGATAGTAGATTAGTTAGAAGAGTTGGAGTAAGATTTGATAATATATACAAATCGAAGGGATTAGACGTTTTCTTCAATAGTTAA